TTCTCTTCGGTCAGTTTCGCACCCAACCAATCATGATCTAACTTCTCCGACTGCCCGTTTTTTTCCAGAGACAATCGAATCTTTTCTGGCCAGTCCTGTCGCGGTCTCTTAGTAGGTCGGATGAGTAGCCCCTCGCTGGTCACTTCCAGAGATAATTCTCGATTTTCCAACTGAGCCTGCTCAATCAGCAGCTTAGGGATTCGAACTCCCTGCGAGTTACCAATCTTGATCAAACCAGCCATGTGTTTCTCCAGAATTTTTGTAATTACAAAATAACTACAAAAAAGCCACTGTCAATGCTTTGTAAACCTGTTACTCAAGTTACGGACTCAGCGACCATTCTCCAGAATCAAGTGTCCCACCGCAGTGTTGGAAGCTGGCACATGATAGAAGCGATGACGCACAGTTGGCTTGGAACCACTGGCAACATCACTCATTGCTCCCCGTGCAATCAACCACATCACCAACTCAATCCCCTCACTACCCGCTTCCCGAACATATTCGATGTGTGGAATCGCAGCGGCGGCTTCCGGATCATCGATCAACTTGTCCAAAAACTTGCTGTCCCATTGCTTATTGATCAGCCCTGCACGTGGTCCCTGCAACTGGTGGGTCATGCCGCCCGTGCCCCAAATCTGGACATTCAGATCTTCGTCATACTCATCCAATGCTCGACGAATCGCTTGCCCCAATTGAAAACAACGCTGTCCTCTTGGTACGGGGTACTGAACCACGTTGACCGCAAAGGGAATCACAGGGCAGGGCCAGGCTGTTGGTTGGCCACA
The sequence above is drawn from the SAR324 cluster bacterium genome and encodes:
- a CDS encoding AbrB/MazE/SpoVT family DNA-binding domain-containing protein — its product is MAGLIKIGNSQGVRIPKLLIEQAQLENRELSLEVTSEGLLIRPTKRPRQDWPEKIRLSLEKNGQSEKLDHDWLGAKLTEENDWEW
- a CDS encoding class III extradiol dioxygenase subunit beta, which encodes MAYISASVYTSHVPAIGAALDQGRTQEPYWQPLFAGYEFSKQWMQEAKPDVIILVYNDHATAFSLQMIPTFAIGTAAEFRPADEGWGPRPVPMVQGHPELASHIAQSVILQDFDLTIVNEMDVDHGLTVPLSLMCGQPTAWPCPVIPFAVNVVQYPVPRGQRCFQLGQAIRRALDEYDEDLNVQIWGTGGMTHQLQGPRAGLINKQWDSKFLDKLIDDPEAAAAIPHIEYVREAGSEGIELVMWLIARGAMSDVASGSKPTVRHRFYHVPASNTAVGHLILENGR